The Leptospira stimsonii DNA segment AGTGGAAGCGGACCGTTCTCCCGGTTTCAGAAAATCGTCATTCATACCGAGACACATAGAACAACCCGGTAATCTCCATTCAAAGCCTGCGTCCATAAGAATACGATCCAACCCTTCCGCTTCCGCCTGACGTTTTACTCTCCCAGATCCGGGGACTACGATAGCTTGTACGTTAACCGAAACCTTCTTTCCTCGGGCGACCTCAGCGGCCCTTCTGATGTCTTCAATGCGTGCGTTCGTACAAGATCCGATAAATACTTTATCTACTCCGACGGAACGCATCGATTGTCCCGAATACAAACCCATATATTCCAAGGATCTGCGCGCGGCCGTCCTGGCTTCCTGATCTGGAAAAGAATCCGGATCGGGAACCGAAGATGTCACCGGGACAACCTGCCCCGGATTGGTTCCCCAGGTAACCATCGGAGAAACTTCGCTTGCATTCAAGTCAATCGTTTTATCGAAAACCGCGTTTGAATCCGATTTTAAAGTTTTCCAATATTCTATTTTTTTTATATACTCTGCTCCCTTCGGAGCGTAATCTCTTCCCTTCAAATATTCGAACGTGGTTTCATCCGGCGCAATCATACCGGCTCGAGCCCCGGCCTCGATACAAAGATTACAGAGCGTCATCCTCCCTTCCATGGAAAGTCCGCGAACAGCTTCGCCGGAATATTCAATAACGTATCCTTGACCTCCGTTCGTACCGATCTTTCCGATCAGAAAAAGCGCTACGTCCTTGGCTGTGACATCCGCTGGAAATTTCCCTTCTATACGAACCAATAGATTCTTTGATTTTTTTAAACGAATCGTCTGCGTAGCCAAGACGTGTTCGATCTCGCTAGTTCCGATACCAAGAGCAAACGCACCGAATGCGCCGTGCGTGGACGTATGCGAATCTCCGCAAGCAATTACCGTTCCGGGTAAAGTAAGTCCCATCTCGGGACCGACCACGTGAACGATTCCTTGATCGGGATGATTTATATCCAAAAGCTCGATACCGAAATCCCTGCAATTTTCGGAAAGAAGTTCCATTTGTTTTTTTGAAATGGGTCCAGCACCGTCCCATTCACGATTTCTCGTAGAAACGTTATGATCCATGATCGCGAGAATTTTTTCTCTCTTCCGAACCGTTCTTCCCTTCTCCCTAAGAGCCGTAAATGCCTGCGGCGAAGTGACTTCGTGCAAAAGATGCCTGTCGACGTAAAGAATATCCTCCTCCCCGTCTTTTGCGACAACTCTTGCGTCCCAAATTTTATCATACAATGTTTTTCCGGCCATAACTGCCTCCGATAAAAACGATAGCAGAAACAAATATATAATGCAAATAAATAGGATTGATTGACATTATTACTAAAAGTTATACATTGATTATGGAATGGAATTCAGACAGATAAGATACTTCTTGGAAATTCGAGACGCAGGAACATTTCAAAAAGCCGCGTCAAAACTGGGACTGACACAACCGGCGCTTTCACGCCAAATTTTTCTTTTAGAAAAAGAATTAGGCTCTCTCGTCTTCGAACGAGGCCCGAGGCAAATCAGACTGACTCACGAAGGAGAAATATTCCTGACCTATGCGGTGAGGATGAGAGAATTGTGGGACGAATTAAGATCCGGAATGAAAGAACCGGGCAAAGAACTCTCCGGAGAATTTTCGATTTCCGCGGGCGGCACCGTCTCTGCGTGGATTCTTCCAGAGATTCTAAAAAAAATAAAAAAGGATCATCCCGATCTGGTTCTATCGGTAAGAGAAGGAGATTCTTTGGAAACAAAAGAGGCGATTTTATTAAACGAAGTGGATTTGGGTATTCTTAC contains these protein-coding regions:
- the leuC gene encoding 3-isopropylmalate dehydratase large subunit gives rise to the protein MAGKTLYDKIWDARVVAKDGEEDILYVDRHLLHEVTSPQAFTALREKGRTVRKREKILAIMDHNVSTRNREWDGAGPISKKQMELLSENCRDFGIELLDINHPDQGIVHVVGPEMGLTLPGTVIACGDSHTSTHGAFGAFALGIGTSEIEHVLATQTIRLKKSKNLLVRIEGKFPADVTAKDVALFLIGKIGTNGGQGYVIEYSGEAVRGLSMEGRMTLCNLCIEAGARAGMIAPDETTFEYLKGRDYAPKGAEYIKKIEYWKTLKSDSNAVFDKTIDLNASEVSPMVTWGTNPGQVVPVTSSVPDPDSFPDQEARTAARRSLEYMGLYSGQSMRSVGVDKVFIGSCTNARIEDIRRAAEVARGKKVSVNVQAIVVPGSGRVKRQAEAEGLDRILMDAGFEWRLPGCSMCLGMNDDFLKPGERSASTSNRNFEGRQGRGGRTHLVSPESAVVAAILGRFGTISELTEEKR